The DNA segment CGAGTTCGCGTATCCGGTCCTGGCGATCCGACTCGCGCCGGTGCAGGTGCTGGTCGAGCTTGTCGAGAGCCGCCCGGGCCTCCTGCTCGGTCCCCGCCTCCTGGGCGCGGCGGCGCAGCTCTGCTGCGCGGGGATCGTCCTCTCCGTCGTGCAGGGCTTCGAGACGCTCGCGCAGTTCGCGCTCGGAGGGGCGGTCGGGGGTGTCCGACTTCAGCCGGTCCAGGCGCTGTTGGAGCCGCTGGTCCGTGCGGTACTCGTGGAGGTCGCGCAGGGCCCGGTCGGCGTCCTGCGGGGTGGCCGCCTGGTCGACCCGCTCGCGCAGCTCGCGTTCGTGCTCGTCCGCGCCGTCGTTGAGGGCGTCCAGACGGCGGCGCAGGTCGGCCTCGCTGCCCGGCGTCGGAGGCCGGTCGGGCGTCGGCTCGTCCGACTTCAGGTGATCGAGGCGCTGTTGGAGCCGCTGGTCCTCGCGATGCTGCTCCAGATCGTGCAGGGCCTGGTTCGCCTCGTCCGGGGTGCGGGCGTTGTCGAGGCGCTCGTACAGCGCGGTGGTCTCGGGGTCCGAGGTGGACCGCAACTGGACCAGCCGGTCGTGCAGTTCCGCGTCCTGGCGCGTCGAGTCCAGCTGTGCGCGCAGCCGGTCGGCGGTGGGCTGGTCGGTGGTCAGGGCGAGGCGCTGCCGCAGGTCCTCCACGTCCTGGTGGAAGGGGCGCGGGGTGTCGTTCCCGGTCAGCGACCCGGCGGGGACATGGTTCTCGACGTACGACGAGTACTCGTTGAGCCTGCTGTCCAGCAGCTCGGGGTCTCCGGAGCGGTGGGCCTGCTCGACCGCGTCGACCCTGCTCTGCCACTCCTGCCGGGAGCCGGTGAAGTCGGTCAGCCGGTCGAAGCCGCCCTGCGCGTGCGCGTGGAACGCGTCGTAGCGCTGCTGGACGGCGCGCGTCTCGACATGGGTCCGGAAATCCGACAGGTGCTCCCCGGCGCGCTGCCAGTCGCCGGACGCGGCGGCCTGCTCCACGGCACGGGTGTACGCCGACCGGTCCGCCTCGGACATCCCGGCGGACCGCGCGGCCCGGTCCAGGTCCGACACGCGCTGCCGTATGCCGGCGTCGGGGGCGACGGGCCGGTTCGTCGGGGGCGTCGGTGCCTGGTGGAGCGGGTTCGGGTCGTGGGTGGGCACGGCGATGGAGTCCAGCTGGTGCAGCTGCTCGGTGACATGCGTGTCGGGGGCCGTGGACTCGGTGTCCACGTGCGGGGTCGCACCGGGCTCGTGCCCAGGGACGTCCGGGAAGGCGGGCGTGTGCTCGGTCGTCGGGGACTGGTGCGGCGCGGCGCTCGTGGGGGACGGGTGCGGCGCGGCGGTGGACGGCGACTGGTTCTGCCCGACGGTGGTCGGGGTCGGGTGCTGGCCGCCGGGCGTGGGGGCCCCGTTCTGTCCGCCGGTCGCCGGGGCCTGGTTCTGGCCGGTGGGCGCCTGGGCGCGGGGTGCCCGGGGGGCGACCTCGTCCTGGCCGTGGTCCGTCGTGGGGGAGCGGTGGGACGTGGTGGTGCCGGTGGGGGTGATGGAGGTGGTGGGGCCGGTGGACCGGGTGGTGCCGGTGGGGTTGGTGGAGGTGGTGGGGCCGGTGGACCGGGTGGTGCCGGTGGGGTTGGTGGAGGTGGTGGAGCTGGTCGACCGGGTGGTCTCGGCGGGCCGGTTGGCTCCTGCGGACAGGTCGGTCTCGGTCGACCGGTCGGTCTCGGTCGACCGGTTGGTCCCGGTGGTCAGGTGGGTCTCGGTGGGCCGGTTGGTCCCGGTGGTCAGGTGGGTCTCGGTGGACCGGTCGGACCCGGTGGTCCGGGTGGACCCGGTGGATTCCGTGGCGACGTGCGGTGCCGTGGTCGTCTTCCGGGTGGCGCCGGTGACCGGGCCCTCGGACTCGGTGACCGTGGTGTGCGGGGCGGTGTGTGCCTTGCTGTCGCCGACGTGGCCGGTCTCGTCGCCGGTACGCGTGCCGCCCGTGTTCAGCGACTTGACGGAACCGGTGCCGCTCCCGGTGCCCGTGCCCTTCTCGCCCAGCCCCGAACCCGCCCCCTTGGTGTCGAAGCCTTCCGCGCCGGACAGATGCGGCCCGTCGGTGTCGAGGGAGAGCTTCGGGAGGTGCAGGTCGGGCTCGGACGGGAGGTGGATGTCGGGCGTGTGGACCTCGGTGTGCTCGCCCCCGCCGAACCTCCGCCTGCCCCCGCCACCGCCCATCGCGCCGATGATGCCCGAGGTCAGCGCGGAACCCATGTCGTTCTCGCCGCCGAAGATCTCCGACATCACCTCGGTGGTGACGATGCTGGACGCGCCGCCGATGATGCCCTTGCCGATCAGCGAGGACGCGAACTTCGGCGCGAAGGCCGAGCCCGCCCCGGAGAAGAGCCCGCCGATCGCACCGCCGATCGCGCCGCCCTCCAGGGCCTGGAGCGTCGCGGCGGTGTCCCACTTGGTGCGGTCGCCCTTGAGGAACTGGATCCCCTGGATCACCGCGTCCATGCCCACCATGAACCCGACACCGGTGGCGATCGAGATCAGCAGCCGCTTCAGCAGCATCTTGACGATCAGCCGCACCCCGGTGACCAGGGCCGGGATCGCCTCCGGCGCCCAGAAGGCGAGTTCGGCGATCTCGACCGCCAGCCACACCAGCTGAGCGATGATCATGTACTTGGCGTACTCGACCTGCAACCCCGTGTTCCGGCCCAGCTCGCCCAACTGCCCGGCCGCGTCGGCCATGTCGGGGATGTTGGACTTCAACTGCTGGGTGAAGGCGGTGAACTCGTCGGCGACCTGACCGCCGACGCTGTGCAGCACACCGCTGGTCGCCGGGTCGATCTCCCGGCTGATGGCGGTCAGTTGGCGCGCGGCGTCGTCCCACGCCGCACCCAGGCTGCGCAGTTTGTCCTCGTCACCCTTGGGCCAGTCCTGTCCGACGGCCAGCTTGGCGACCCAGCCCAGTTCCGGGGGCAGTTCGATGCTCATGACTTGGTGTTCTTCACCCGTGTCTCGGTGGGCTGGACCTCGGTGGTGTGCAACCGCCGGGTCGCCTCGACGTTCTGGTCCTCCATGCGTTCGAGATTGACGGCCATGGTGCGGATGCCGTCGTGCATGCTGTCGACCAGATGGCCCATCTGCCCGGTGCTGTCGATGATCTGCTTGTGGGGCGTGGCGTACTGCTCGTAGAACTGCTTCCCGGTGGCGTCGTCGCCCCAGCAGTCGCCCAGCTCGGACAGGCGCCCCTCCAGGCCCTTGCCGATGTCCCGGAACCGCGCCGCCAGCTGCTGCACGTACGGCAACTGGTTGCGCAGCCCGTCGGTGTCGACGTAGAACTCGCCGTCAGCCATGCGTTCCTCCCTGGATACGGTGGTCGTCGTGGGGTGCGGTGCCCGGCGTCATCGGCCGTCACCGCGTCGTACGTCCGGCCGTCCCTCGGCGATGTACTCGCGCACCTGGTCGGGCATGGCCGGTTCCTCCGCGAGCAGTTCGGTGGCGTCGACCCTGCCCTCGATCAGGTCGGTGAGCCGCACCCCGGCCGGCAGCCCGTGCGAGCCGACCTCCGCGACGGCCTCCAGCGCGTTGACGCGGGCCTGGCGGATGGTGGACAGCAGTGCCTCGGAGAGTTCCTTCGGCGCCATCCGGTGGTAGGCGCCGGTGGGGAACTCGATCGCGGTGACCTCGCCCTGCGCGTTCACGGTCGCCTTGACGGTCTGCCGGGGCGCGGTCGCCGTACCGGTCACCTCGTTGATCCGGCGCCGCGTCTCGACGGCCTCCGTGCGCTGCTTGCGGTACAGCGCCAGCAGGTCCTCTATCTCCTGGTCGTAGGGGCTGCTCATCCGAGT comes from the Streptomyces sp. SUK 48 genome and includes:
- a CDS encoding YbaB/EbfC family nucleoid-associated protein, coding for MSSPYDQEIEDLLALYRKQRTEAVETRRRINEVTGTATAPRQTVKATVNAQGEVTAIEFPTGAYHRMAPKELSEALLSTIRQARVNALEAVAEVGSHGLPAGVRLTDLIEGRVDATELLAEEPAMPDQVREYIAEGRPDVRRGDGR